A stretch of DNA from Puniceicoccaceae bacterium:
GGTGCTGCGCTATCACAAGCAGCAGGTCGTAGCTCCAACAGGGATGGATGCTTCCGTGGGCATGAGCGGTTTTGTGCATCCCCTGCGCACCCTTCAAGGAGTCACGGTCACGGAGGATTTTGCAGAGGATCATCCCCACCACAGTGGACTCTGGAGCGCTTGGGCAAACACAAGCATCGCTGGCCGAAGTGTGGATTTCTGGAACCTGCACAAGCGCGAAGGTCGTGTCGAACACAGGGAGGTGTTGTGGATCGATGCCGATTTGCCCGCGTTTCAAGTTCGCAAGGTTTTTGTGGATCTGACCCCCGGGCAGCCCACGGATCGCTTGGAAGAGATTTGGAGCTTCTGTAATTTTCAATTGGAACAGGAGGGATGGAGTTTTGAAATCCATTGTCGACAACGCTTGATCGGTGATGAACCGGTAACCCTTGAGGTTTATCCCTACGGTGGGCTTTCCCTGAGATTTCCCGACACATGGAACGCAGCAAACGGGAATGAAGAGTCGATCACCGTGTGCAACGATGCCGGTCAGGACCGCTTCGAGAGCAACCAACAACTTGCGCGCTGGATTTTGACCACGGGCACGCTTGAGGCACAGCCCGTCAGTGTGCTCTCGATGATGCATCCCGAGAGTATGCGCTTCCCTCAGGCGTTACGCTACCACCCCACCATGCCTTACTTCGTCTGGACTATGCCCAGTCGCAACCCTTTCACATTTGAGCACGATACGCACTATCAATCCCGCTTTCGCTACCACATT
This window harbors:
- a CDS encoding DUF6807 family protein, coding for MNHPHLLSSLRCYPARFSIKAAHLALLCLPFLQTHAAQRTQDPWSLVETHAAIEVAHKGNLVLRYHKQQVVAPTGMDASVGMSGFVHPLRTLQGVTVTEDFAEDHPHHSGLWSAWANTSIAGRSVDFWNLHKREGRVEHREVLWIDADLPAFQVRKVFVDLTPGQPTDRLEEIWSFCNFQLEQEGWSFEIHCRQRLIGDEPVTLEVYPYGGLSLRFPDTWNAANGNEESITVCNDAGQDRFESNQQLARWILTTGTLEAQPVSVLSMMHPESMRFPQALRYHPTMPYFVWTMPSRNPFTFEHDTHYQSRFRYHIADAILQPAAAAMAFARYQEQ